Proteins from one Coturnix japonica isolate 7356 chromosome 5, Coturnix japonica 2.1, whole genome shotgun sequence genomic window:
- the GOLGA5 gene encoding golgin subfamily A member 5, with amino-acid sequence MSWLADLAGKAEDLLNRVDQGAASALNKKDTPSNAVFDSKNLDSASEYSELSPHARELKYQTSSKAAYISSAADNIKNQKATILAGTANVKPARRTNSEVASSAESVSTSRASSHFVRRKKSEPDDELLFDFLNSSEKEPNARMDSKREKSKTPVQNHSRTSSISSVSTGTQSAVATEDNSVKGKSNETPDSSDSGLGTQVDGTKDSSLSAVTNPGLSANDDVKSHELSNLRLENQLLRNEVQSLNQEMASLIQRSKETQEELNKSRERVEKWNVDHSKNDRIVRELRAQVDDLTEAVGAKDSQLAVLKVRLQEADQLLSSRTEALEALQSEKSRIIQDHSEGSSLQNQALQTLQDRLRDADSTLKREQESYKQMQNEFAARLSKMEAERQNLAEGVTVAERRYLDEKKRADELQHQVKVTKNQLESAKQELADYKQKATRILQSKEKLINSLKEGSGIEGLDSQTASTMELEELRHERDTQREEIQKLMGQIQQMRTELQDMETQQVSEAESVREQLQDLQEQIAAHKMAKQEAEAELERQKQELRYTEEELYRTKNTLQSRIKDREEEIQKLRNQLTNKALSSSSQTELENRLHQLTETLIQKQTMLESLSTEKNSLVYQLERLEHQLKAFQGSSSNGPSINMTGIDGTEGARMRNVPVLFSDVDTNIAGMYGRVRKAASSIDQFSIRLGIFLRRYPIARIFVIIYMALLHLWVMIVLLTYTPEMHHDSPSGR; translated from the exons ATGTCTTGGCTTGCTGATCTGGCTGGAAAGGCAGAGGATCTTCTCAACAGAGTTGATCAAGGAGCTGCATCGGCTCTGAACAAAAAAGACACACCAAGCAATGCAGTTTTCGATAGCAAGAACTTGGACTCTGCCAGTGAATATTCTGAATTGTCCCCGCATGCCAGAGAACTGAAATATCAGACATCATCCAAAGCAGCCTACATCTCCTCAGCAGCTGATaacattaaaaaccaaaaagctaCAATCTTAGCAGGAACAGCAAATGTAAAACCGGCGCGTAGAACAAATTCAGAAGTTGCTTCTTCAGCAGAAAGTGTTTCCACGTCCAGAGCTTCCTCACATTttgtgaggagaaaaaagtCTGAACCCGATGATGAGTTGCTGTTTGATTTTCTCAACAGTTCTGAGAAAGAGCCTAATGCAAGGATGGACtctaaaagagagaagagcaaGACACCTGTTCAAAATCACTCTCGGACTTCAAGCATTAGTTCTGTATCTACTGGTACACAGAGTGCAGTGGCTACTGAAGATAATTCTGTCAAGGGCAAAAGCAATG AAACTCCAGACAGCTCAGATTCTGGACTGGGAACACAAGTGGATGGCACGAAGGATTCATCACTAAGTGCAGTAACTAATCCTGGCCTTTCAGCTAATGATGATGTAAAATCACATGAGCTGTCCAACCTTCGTCTAGAGAATCAGCTGTTGCGGAATGAAGTGCAATCTTTAAATCAAGAAATGGCTTCATTAATTCAGAGATCCAAAGAAACACAGGAAG AACTGAACAAATCCCGGGAAAGAGTAGAGAAGTGGAATGTTGACCATTCAAAGAATGACAGGATAGTCAGAGAACTTCGAGCTCAAGTTGATGATCTGACAGAAGCTGTTGGTGCCAAGGACTcccagctggctgtgctcaaAGTACGATTGCAAGAAGCTGATCAGCTCTTGAGTTCTCGGACAGAAGCTTTGGAAGCATTGCAGAGTGAAAAATCACG AATAATACAAGACCACAGTGAAGGGAGCAGTTTGCAAAATCAAGCCCTTCAAACCCTTCAGGATAGGCTGCGTGATGCAGACTCCACGCTGAAGCGAGAGCAAGAAAGTTACAAACAAATGCAG AATGAGTTTGCGGCACGTCTGAGTAAAATGGAAGCAGAACGTCAGAATTTGGCAGAAGGGGTAACGGTTGCAGAAAGAAGGTATTTAGATGAGAAAAAGCGAGCTGATGAGCTTCAGCACCAAGTCAAAGTAACTAAAAACCAGCTAGAATCTGCAAAACAGGAACTGGCGGACTATAAACAAAAAGCTACTCGCATACTCCAA tcTAAAGAAAAGCTGATAAACAGCCTAAAAGAAGGCTCTGGTATTGAAGGTCTGGATAGCCAGACTGCAAGCACAATGGAACTGGAGGAACTGAGGCACGAGCGTGACactcaaagagaagaaatacaaaagctaATGGGACAAATACAGCAGATGAGAACGGAGCTGCAG gaTATGGAGACTCAGCAGGTAAGTGAAGCTGAGTCAGTGAGAGAACAGCTTCAAGACCTACAAGAGCAAATAGCAGCACATAAAATGGccaagcaggaggcagaagcTGAACTAGAACGGCAGAAGCAG GAACTCCGTTATACTGAGGAAGAATTATATCGAACAAAGAATACTTtgcaaagcagaataaaagacagagaggaagaaattcagaagcTCAGAAATCAG CTCACAAACAAAGCTCTTAGTAGTAGTAGTCAAACTGAATTAGAGAATCGCCTTCATCAGCTGACAGAAACACTTATTCAGAAGCAGACCATGTTAGAGAGCctgagcacagagaaaaactCACTTGTCTATCAACTGGAACGGCTCGAGCATCAGCTGAAGGCTTTCCAAGGCAGTAGTTCTAATGGGCCTTCCATTAACATGACAGGAATCGATGGCACTGAAG GTGCTCGTATGCGTAATGTTCCTGTCCTTTTCAGTGATGTGGATACCAACATAGCAGGAATGTATGGGAGAGTTCGCAAAGCTGCTAGTAGCATAGATCAATTTAG CATTCGGCTGGGAATCTTTCTAAGGCGGTATCCTATAGCCAGAATCTTTGTCATAATTTATATG GCATTGCTTCATCTTTGGGTCATGATTGTTCTCCTTACTTATACCCCAGAAATGCATCACGATAGCCCCAGTGGCAGATAG